A window of Pedobacter lusitanus contains these coding sequences:
- a CDS encoding ParB/RepB/Spo0J family partition protein, which produces MTSFQRKTGLGRGLSALLDDSDSAHPPKNVINPVSETEQKTPSNNIGNIKINDITTNPYQPRSEFDQVALNELADSIRVQGLIQPITVRKAEGGTYQLISGERRLRASKLAGLTEIPAYVREANDQQMLEMALIENIQRENLNAIEVALSFQRMLEECNLKQEQLGERVGKNRSTVTNYLRLLKLPPAIQVSIRDQKISMGHARALINVEETDKQLFIHQEIIDKGLSVRKVEELVRSINSLQLKPKSTKQPVGVSFEYQKLQKDLASRFATKVKLKVGENGKGAIEIPFVSDDDLSRILELLDW; this is translated from the coding sequence ATGACATCGTTTCAGCGAAAAACAGGTTTAGGCAGAGGATTAAGTGCGCTTTTGGATGATTCAGATTCGGCTCATCCGCCAAAGAATGTGATTAATCCGGTCAGTGAAACTGAACAGAAAACGCCATCAAATAATATTGGTAATATCAAAATCAATGATATTACAACTAATCCTTATCAGCCACGTTCTGAATTTGATCAGGTAGCTTTAAATGAGCTGGCTGATTCCATCAGAGTGCAGGGGTTAATCCAGCCTATTACTGTCAGAAAAGCTGAAGGTGGTACATATCAGTTAATTTCAGGAGAGAGACGTCTGCGGGCATCTAAGTTAGCGGGATTAACAGAAATCCCTGCTTATGTCCGGGAGGCTAATGACCAGCAGATGCTGGAAATGGCTCTGATTGAAAATATTCAGCGGGAGAATTTAAATGCGATTGAGGTTGCTTTGAGTTTTCAGCGGATGCTTGAAGAGTGTAATCTGAAACAGGAACAGTTGGGTGAGCGGGTAGGTAAAAACCGTTCCACTGTTACCAATTATCTGCGTTTACTTAAATTACCTCCGGCAATACAGGTTTCTATTCGTGATCAGAAAATCTCTATGGGTCATGCCCGTGCACTGATTAATGTGGAAGAGACGGATAAACAATTATTTATTCATCAGGAAATTATAGACAAGGGGTTGTCAGTTCGTAAAGTAGAAGAGCTGGTAAGAAGTATCAATAGTCTTCAGCTGAAACCTAAAAGCACAAAACAGCCGGTAGGTGTGTCTTTCGAATATCAGAAATTACAAAAGGATCTGGCTTCAAGATTTGCGACTAAAGTGAAACTTAAGGTAGGTGAAAATGGTAAAGGTGCAATTGAAATTCCGTTTGTATCTGATGACGATCTGAGCAGAATATTAGAATTATTAGATTGGTAA
- a CDS encoding Ldh family oxidoreductase: MTFHTFTETRLRNFTKSVFLKMGCSETDADLATDVLIRSDLRGIDSHGVARLSGYIRLWEKERINATPNIRVVHETPTTATIDGDAGLGLVVAPFAMKVAMEKAAVYGSGWVAVKNSNHFGIAGYHALLAVEKDMIGISMTNASPLVTPTYANERLLGTNPMCYAFPAGKYPPVVVDMATAAAANGKLEIAQRANLPIPEGWAQDKDGKTTTDANALKDGGSLLPLGSDKDHGSHKGYGLSATVDILTAVLSGANYGPWVPPFVAFLEPSANPVGEGLGHFFGAMRIDGFRPATDFKNHLDNWIERFQNARTIDPDKKVIIPGEPEYAFELERKVKGIPLVEAVVKDLDTLAKKLRISGI; this comes from the coding sequence ATGACCTTCCATACTTTTACAGAAACACGTTTAAGAAATTTCACTAAAAGCGTCTTTTTGAAGATGGGATGCTCTGAAACGGATGCAGATTTAGCTACTGATGTTTTAATACGTTCTGATCTCAGAGGTATCGATTCTCATGGGGTAGCGCGCCTGAGTGGCTATATCCGTCTCTGGGAGAAAGAAAGAATCAATGCGACACCAAACATCAGGGTAGTACATGAAACTCCAACTACAGCTACTATAGATGGTGATGCGGGGCTCGGCCTGGTAGTAGCACCTTTCGCCATGAAAGTGGCCATGGAAAAGGCTGCTGTCTATGGCAGCGGATGGGTTGCTGTCAAAAATTCCAATCACTTTGGCATCGCTGGTTATCATGCACTGCTGGCTGTTGAAAAGGATATGATCGGAATCAGCATGACTAATGCCAGTCCGTTAGTTACGCCTACTTATGCGAATGAAAGATTACTGGGCACCAACCCTATGTGTTACGCGTTTCCAGCAGGGAAATACCCTCCTGTAGTTGTTGATATGGCCACCGCCGCTGCTGCAAATGGTAAACTGGAAATTGCTCAGCGGGCAAACCTGCCAATTCCTGAGGGATGGGCACAGGATAAAGATGGTAAAACAACCACTGATGCGAATGCATTGAAAGATGGAGGATCTTTACTTCCTCTGGGCAGCGATAAAGACCATGGAAGTCACAAGGGCTACGGCCTGAGTGCAACTGTCGATATCCTGACTGCAGTACTTTCGGGAGCCAATTACGGCCCGTGGGTCCCTCCTTTTGTCGCTTTCCTTGAACCTTCTGCAAATCCTGTTGGTGAAGGCCTGGGACACTTCTTTGGCGCCATGCGCATAGATGGCTTCCGCCCCGCAACAGATTTTAAAAATCATCTTGACAACTGGATCGAACGCTTCCAAAATGCAAGAACTATTGATCCTGACAAAAAAGTAATTATACCAGGCGAACCGGAATATGCATTTGAACTGGAACGCAAAGTGAAAGGTATTCCACTGGTGGAAGCAGTGGTAAAGGATTTGGATACCCTCGCTAAGAAGCTCCGGATTAGCGGCATCTAA
- the lepB gene encoding signal peptidase I, with product MNWKFWQKNNDAAPKKKKTRSREWFDAVVFAVIAATVIRVFFIEAYTIPTGSMEKSLLIGDFLFVSKVNYGARIPMTPVAFPFAHHTMPVTGTKAYYDGIQWKYRRLPGMQDIKRNDVVVFNFPDGDTVALEAQDRDYYDMVRAVGRQAIQSQYTIVSRPVDKRENYIKRCIGISGDVLSMSNGLVTINGKPEPMKNTGQIDYLVKFKSSDVNFQLFEDMGFVIDRDISALSQDSYNFVGTPVMMEKVKKLDFVASVVTRTAAPGAVEANVFPQDPNRKWNADNWGPIQVPKKGWTVKLDSVSMPLYQRAIAIYEGNKVEKVAGGWLINGKPASTYTFKMDYYWMMGDNRHNSLDSRYWGFVPEDHVVGKALFIWMSYDTNGSFFSKIRWGRLFNSIH from the coding sequence ATGAATTGGAAGTTCTGGCAAAAAAATAATGATGCTGCACCAAAAAAGAAAAAGACAAGAAGCAGAGAATGGTTTGATGCTGTTGTTTTTGCAGTAATTGCCGCCACGGTTATCCGTGTATTTTTTATCGAGGCCTATACAATTCCTACGGGCTCTATGGAGAAGTCGCTGTTGATAGGCGATTTTTTATTTGTGAGTAAGGTAAATTACGGAGCGAGAATACCAATGACTCCTGTTGCTTTCCCTTTTGCGCATCATACCATGCCTGTTACCGGTACAAAAGCATATTACGATGGAATACAATGGAAATATCGCAGATTACCTGGAATGCAGGATATCAAAAGAAATGATGTTGTCGTTTTTAATTTTCCGGATGGAGATACCGTAGCGCTTGAAGCTCAGGACAGAGATTATTATGATATGGTGCGTGCAGTTGGCAGGCAGGCGATTCAGAGTCAGTATACCATTGTAAGCAGGCCTGTTGATAAAAGAGAAAACTATATTAAGCGTTGTATCGGAATTAGTGGTGATGTATTAAGTATGTCGAACGGTTTGGTTACAATCAATGGAAAGCCTGAGCCAATGAAAAATACCGGACAGATTGATTACCTGGTGAAATTTAAATCCAGTGACGTTAATTTCCAGTTATTTGAAGATATGGGTTTTGTGATAGACAGGGATATCAGTGCTTTATCTCAGGATAGCTATAATTTTGTAGGTACACCAGTAATGATGGAAAAGGTAAAGAAGCTGGACTTTGTTGCTTCGGTGGTTACCCGTACTGCTGCTCCCGGAGCGGTGGAAGCGAACGTCTTCCCTCAGGATCCTAACAGAAAATGGAATGCTGATAACTGGGGTCCTATTCAGGTTCCTAAAAAGGGGTGGACTGTAAAACTGGATAGTGTTTCTATGCCTTTGTATCAGCGTGCAATAGCTATCTATGAAGGTAATAAAGTAGAGAAGGTTGCTGGCGGATGGTTGATTAATGGTAAACCAGCTTCGACTTATACCTTTAAGATGGATTATTACTGGATGATGGGAGATAACAGGCATAATTCACTGGATTCAAGATATTGGGGGTTTGTGCCTGAAGACCATGTCGTTGGAAAGGCTTTGTTCATCTGGATGAGTTATGATACGAATGGGTCATTCTTTAGTAAGATCAGGTGGGGCAGACTATTCAATAGTATTCATTAG
- the dapB gene encoding 4-hydroxy-tetrahydrodipicolinate reductase, which produces MNIALIGYGKMGQIIERFAIERGHEVVLKIGRDNLADLTVSNLRKADVAIDFSTPDAAINNIYTCFEANVPLVVGTTGWYGQLQEIKDECLRGNNTLLYGSNFSIGVNLFFHINEVLAKVMNNYPVYDVQVEEIHHTQKLDSPSGTAMTLAEGIIENLDRKSEWVNELDGNPTIDVLKQEQVLIASQRIENIPGTHTVIYSSEVDEIELKHTAHNRAGFALGAVVAAEWLQNKQGFYNISDIFNLK; this is translated from the coding sequence ATGAATATAGCTTTAATCGGTTACGGTAAAATGGGTCAGATTATTGAACGTTTTGCTATAGAAAGAGGACATGAAGTTGTCCTGAAAATCGGTAGAGATAACTTGGCCGACCTAACTGTTTCTAACTTAAGAAAAGCAGATGTAGCGATAGATTTCAGTACACCTGATGCCGCTATAAATAACATATATACCTGCTTTGAGGCAAATGTGCCATTGGTTGTAGGTACAACTGGCTGGTATGGACAATTGCAGGAAATTAAAGACGAATGTCTGCGTGGTAATAATACGCTGTTATATGGATCTAATTTCAGTATTGGAGTAAACCTGTTTTTTCATATTAATGAAGTGCTGGCAAAGGTGATGAATAACTATCCGGTATATGATGTACAGGTAGAAGAGATTCATCATACACAGAAGCTCGATTCGCCAAGCGGTACAGCTATGACACTTGCGGAGGGAATAATAGAAAATCTGGATCGTAAGTCGGAGTGGGTAAATGAACTGGATGGAAATCCGACTATAGATGTGCTTAAGCAGGAGCAGGTTTTAATTGCTTCGCAGCGAATAGAGAATATACCAGGTACACATACTGTGATATATAGTTCAGAAGTAGATGAAATAGAATTGAAGCATACTGCTCATAACCGTGCTGGTTTTGCTTTAGGTGCGGTTGTCGCAGCTGAGTGGTTACAAAATAAGCAGGGATTCTATAATATATCTGATATATTTAATTTAAAATAA
- a CDS encoding phosphatase PAP2 family protein, whose protein sequence is MNFLRLIAMVCLPGVVCAQYNIQNKDSIKINKEITTMNIRGVDPPEMRSFIIPAVLFSYGLVSLGNNAVRRLDFNIQANLQKKHPGFSVRIDDYLQFAPGVAFYALNLAGVKSKHSLVDGTAIYILSKAIMGVATYSGKYGFARERPDFADTKSFPSGHAASAFANAEFLNQEYRDVSPWIGYAGYTVATATGVLRMYNNKHWLSDVIAGAGVGIASTKLAYLIYPSLKKLVVGNRAVKYSLMPTYQQKAVGLAFSGTF, encoded by the coding sequence ATGAATTTTTTAAGACTTATCGCCATGGTATGTTTGCCAGGGGTGGTGTGCGCACAATATAATATCCAGAATAAGGATTCGATTAAAATAAACAAAGAAATAACTACGATGAATATCCGGGGAGTAGATCCTCCGGAGATGAGATCATTTATTATCCCGGCAGTTTTATTCAGTTATGGTTTGGTTTCTCTGGGGAACAATGCAGTCAGAAGATTGGATTTTAATATCCAGGCGAATTTGCAAAAGAAACATCCTGGTTTTTCAGTCCGTATAGATGATTATCTTCAGTTTGCGCCTGGGGTTGCTTTTTATGCTCTGAATCTGGCTGGTGTGAAAAGTAAACACAGTTTGGTTGATGGTACGGCTATTTATATTTTATCCAAGGCCATAATGGGAGTTGCGACCTATTCAGGTAAGTATGGGTTTGCCAGGGAGCGTCCGGATTTTGCAGATACGAAGTCTTTCCCTTCAGGACATGCTGCCAGTGCATTTGCCAATGCTGAGTTTCTAAATCAGGAATACCGGGATGTATCACCCTGGATAGGTTATGCAGGTTATACTGTAGCTACAGCAACCGGTGTGTTAAGAATGTACAACAACAAACATTGGCTAAGTGATGTCATTGCAGGTGCCGGAGTTGGTATAGCTTCGACCAAGCTGGCTTATCTGATTTATCCCAGTTTGAAAAAGCTGGTTGTAGGTAACCGGGCCGTGAAATATTCTCTGATGCCAACTTACCAGCAAAAGGCCGTAGGATTAGCTTTCAGCGGTACCTTCTAG
- a CDS encoding ParA family protein produces the protein MSKIIALANQKGGVGKTTSSINLAASLAVLEYKTLLVDADPQANSTSGIGFDPRSIKNSIYECIINDVEPSEAIQKTETPNLDLLPAHIDLVGAEIEMINLTNREYKMKAVLEKIKDQYDFIIIDCSPSLGLITINALTAADSVIIPVQCEYFALEGLGKLLNTIKIVQNRLNPELEIEGILLTMYDVRLRLSNQVVEEVRTHFQELVFDTIIQRNTRLSEAPSYGISVIMHDANCKGAINYLNLAREIVRKNGLVKESQGLTSATI, from the coding sequence ATGAGTAAAATTATTGCATTGGCAAATCAGAAAGGTGGAGTAGGTAAAACAACTTCGTCTATAAATTTAGCCGCCAGCCTGGCCGTGTTAGAATATAAAACTTTATTAGTAGACGCAGACCCTCAGGCCAATTCGACGTCTGGAATTGGATTTGATCCCAGAAGCATCAAAAATAGCATTTATGAATGCATCATTAATGATGTAGAACCTTCTGAAGCTATTCAAAAGACCGAAACGCCTAATCTTGATTTATTACCAGCGCATATTGACCTGGTTGGAGCAGAAATAGAGATGATCAATCTGACCAACAGGGAATATAAAATGAAGGCAGTTCTGGAAAAAATCAAAGACCAGTATGATTTCATTATTATTGATTGTTCTCCTTCTCTTGGTTTGATTACAATCAATGCTTTAACCGCTGCAGATTCTGTCATTATTCCTGTTCAGTGTGAATACTTTGCATTGGAAGGATTAGGTAAATTATTAAATACTATAAAAATAGTACAGAACAGGTTGAATCCTGAACTGGAAATTGAAGGTATTTTACTTACCATGTACGATGTGCGTTTACGTTTATCCAATCAGGTTGTTGAAGAGGTAAGAACACACTTCCAGGAACTTGTTTTTGATACGATCATACAAAGAAATACCCGTTTAAGTGAAGCACCAAGTTATGGGATTTCGGTCATCATGCATGATGCAAATTGTAAGGGAGCAATAAATTATCTGAACCTTGCCCGGGAGATTGTCCGCAAAAACGGATTAGTCAAAGAAAGCCAGGGTTTGACTTCGGCAACTATTTAA
- a CDS encoding NADPH-dependent FMN reductase, with amino-acid sequence MITIISGTNRLESNTLKVAKYYQNSLTKKGQKANILSLTDLPGDLIISDLYGKRSPGFKKIQEQITATEKFVFIIPEYNGSFPGVLKALIDACDFPDSFYDKKACLVGISSGKYGNIRGIDHFGGVCSYLHLHVLPLRLHIPAIKTELDEQGNFYKEDTVRFTGQQMDKFIAY; translated from the coding sequence ATGATTACGATCATTTCCGGCACAAACAGACTTGAAAGCAATACGCTGAAAGTAGCAAAATATTATCAGAACTCACTTACTAAAAAGGGACAAAAGGCTAATATACTGAGCCTGACAGATCTCCCGGGAGACTTAATTATCTCGGATTTATACGGAAAAAGATCCCCCGGATTTAAAAAAATACAGGAGCAGATTACCGCAACTGAAAAATTCGTGTTCATCATTCCTGAATATAACGGAAGCTTCCCCGGTGTTCTCAAAGCACTCATAGATGCATGCGATTTCCCCGACAGCTTTTATGATAAAAAAGCATGCCTTGTAGGAATTTCTTCAGGTAAATATGGAAACATCCGCGGGATTGACCATTTTGGTGGGGTTTGCAGTTACCTGCATCTGCATGTACTCCCTTTACGCCTGCATATTCCTGCGATTAAAACAGAACTGGATGAACAGGGTAATTTCTATAAGGAGGATACAGTCAGATTTACCGGACAGCAGATGGATAAGTTTATCGCTTACTAA
- a CDS encoding ABC transporter substrate-binding protein, whose translation MPRIIKNIFYTLCVIAVYGCHFEVKDKDKKVFNLNFDQSLTSLDPAFARNQPAIWMMNQLYNGLVQADSQLNTVPAIAKSWEVSADGQQYTFHLRNDVFFHNDPLFLNGKGRKVIASDFAYSFNRLSDPKVASSGGWIFSDKVKDAHSFEAPDDSTLIIHLTKPFPAFLNLLTTQYCVVVPHEVADHYGKDFRSHPIGTGPFRFKYWKEEEILVLLKNENYWEKENGRKLPYLDAVKVSFITDKQSAFMSFIKKDLDFFYSVDGSYRDDILTKSGHMTSKYKGKFQLIKGAYLCTEYVGILVDTSKAIVRNSPLRFKKVRQAINYGIDKPKLIKYLRNSTGTPATSGFVPKGMPGFDSLKVKGYHYDPVKAAKLLAEAGFPHGKGMSELTLSTSTTYKDLIEFIQGELNALGIKVKVDVTPSSSLRELMSKNEVNFFRGSWIADYPDAENYLSVFYSKNRVPYGPNYTGYFNKEFDRLFEQSYFEKDAKKRYALYQKMDNMVTENASIVPILYDQSVTMLQNNISGYPINPLSIMILKRVKKK comes from the coding sequence ATGCCCCGAATTATAAAAAATATTTTTTACACTTTATGCGTTATTGCAGTCTATGGCTGTCATTTTGAGGTTAAAGACAAGGACAAAAAAGTTTTTAATCTGAACTTTGATCAAAGCCTGACTTCTTTAGATCCTGCATTTGCACGTAATCAACCTGCAATATGGATGATGAATCAGCTGTATAACGGACTGGTCCAGGCAGACAGTCAGCTAAACACTGTTCCTGCTATAGCCAAATCTTGGGAAGTGTCTGCAGATGGTCAGCAATACACTTTTCATCTCCGGAATGACGTGTTTTTTCATAATGATCCGCTTTTTTTAAACGGAAAAGGCAGAAAAGTAATCGCATCAGATTTCGCATACAGCTTTAACCGCCTGTCTGATCCCAAAGTAGCTTCTTCCGGAGGATGGATTTTCAGTGATAAAGTAAAGGACGCACATAGCTTTGAAGCACCTGATGACAGCACTTTAATTATTCATTTAACCAAACCATTCCCCGCCTTTCTTAACCTTTTGACTACACAATACTGTGTAGTTGTCCCTCATGAAGTGGCAGATCATTATGGAAAAGACTTCAGAAGCCATCCTATAGGAACCGGCCCTTTCCGTTTTAAATACTGGAAAGAAGAAGAAATACTCGTACTGCTGAAAAATGAAAATTACTGGGAGAAAGAAAATGGCAGAAAACTACCTTATCTGGATGCTGTTAAGGTTTCTTTTATCACTGATAAACAAAGTGCCTTTATGTCTTTTATCAAAAAAGATCTCGATTTTTTTTACAGTGTGGATGGAAGTTACCGCGATGATATTCTGACAAAAAGCGGTCATATGACCAGCAAATACAAAGGAAAATTTCAGTTGATCAAAGGGGCTTATCTATGTACAGAATATGTAGGGATATTAGTTGACACCTCAAAGGCTATAGTCAGAAACTCTCCGCTAAGATTCAAAAAAGTACGTCAGGCAATCAATTATGGAATAGATAAACCAAAACTGATCAAATATCTGCGAAACAGCACTGGCACCCCGGCTACTTCGGGTTTTGTACCCAAAGGTATGCCCGGATTTGATAGCCTCAAAGTAAAGGGCTATCACTATGACCCTGTTAAAGCGGCAAAATTACTTGCTGAAGCAGGTTTTCCCCATGGAAAGGGAATGTCTGAATTAACATTGAGCACCTCTACCACTTATAAAGACCTGATTGAGTTTATTCAGGGAGAGCTCAATGCCCTGGGTATTAAAGTCAAAGTAGATGTAACTCCAAGCTCCAGCCTGCGTGAATTAATGTCTAAAAATGAGGTTAATTTTTTCAGGGGCTCCTGGATTGCTGATTATCCTGACGCTGAAAATTATCTCTCGGTTTTCTACTCCAAAAACCGGGTGCCGTATGGACCGAATTACACAGGTTATTTTAACAAAGAATTTGACAGGCTGTTTGAACAGAGTTATTTCGAAAAGGATGCAAAAAAACGATATGCGCTTTACCAGAAAATGGATAATATGGTAACAGAAAATGCTTCTATTGTACCTATTTTATATGACCAGTCTGTTACGATGCTGCAAAATAATATCAGCGGTTACCCTATTAATCCTTTAAGTATAATGATCCTGAAAAGAGTTAAAAAGAAATAA
- the bshC gene encoding bacillithiol biosynthesis cysteine-adding enzyme BshC has product MQAKYISYQQTHAFSSIVLDYIDGKDNLESFYKYSPTLEGFKKAIGDRKYSGDRSLLVNSLHQQYQHLQPSASVLKNISLLADDRTFTITTGHQLNIFTGPLYFIYKIVTAIKLAADLQQRFPDFNFVPVYWMATEDHDFEEINHVKVEDKMLTWQKNAAGATGRLTTADINDALVGYKGYLGISDNGTEFSQIVEKAYTTNKTLTAATRELVDALFGKKGLVCVDADDAALKKQFAPVIYRDITEQNSFAQINTSSEALEKKGYKPQVNPREINFFYMDDQLRERLVEEHGEYKVLNTSISFTKETLKQEIDNHPERFSPNVVMRPVYQELILPNLAYIGGGAEVTYWLQLKANFDFYTIPYPILILRNSALVIDERSARKMQILDISPITLFNSDEQLKNQWIKAHVGDSLCLDDEQRAIRAVFDQIKLNSYKIDKTLSMSAEAAKTKALKLVTNLEKKLLRAEKRKHTTSLQQIDALKNKLFPSGVLQERVLNIAPMYVLYGDDFIESLLAAFKPLDYKFTVLYA; this is encoded by the coding sequence ATGCAGGCCAAGTACATCTCTTATCAGCAAACACACGCTTTTTCGTCCATTGTATTGGATTACATAGATGGAAAAGATAACCTGGAGTCTTTTTATAAGTACTCCCCTACTTTAGAGGGTTTTAAAAAAGCAATCGGAGACCGGAAGTATTCTGGTGACCGCAGCTTATTAGTAAACAGCCTGCACCAGCAGTATCAGCATTTACAGCCTTCTGCTTCAGTTCTTAAAAACATCAGTTTATTGGCTGATGACCGGACATTTACCATAACGACCGGTCATCAGCTGAATATATTTACAGGTCCCCTTTATTTCATCTATAAGATAGTTACTGCTATTAAACTGGCAGCTGATCTACAGCAGCGTTTTCCTGACTTTAATTTTGTTCCTGTCTACTGGATGGCTACTGAAGATCATGATTTTGAAGAAATCAATCATGTCAAAGTAGAGGATAAAATGCTGACCTGGCAAAAAAATGCTGCAGGTGCAACCGGCCGTTTAACTACTGCTGATATCAACGATGCACTTGTGGGTTATAAGGGTTATCTGGGTATCAGCGATAATGGTACTGAGTTTTCACAAATTGTAGAAAAAGCATATACGACCAACAAAACGCTTACTGCTGCCACACGTGAGCTGGTAGATGCGTTATTTGGCAAAAAAGGACTGGTCTGTGTGGATGCAGATGATGCTGCGCTGAAAAAGCAGTTTGCACCTGTTATCTATCGTGATATTACCGAGCAGAATAGTTTTGCGCAGATTAATACCAGCAGTGAGGCTTTAGAGAAAAAAGGTTATAAGCCACAGGTAAATCCAAGAGAGATTAATTTCTTTTATATGGATGACCAGCTTCGTGAGCGTCTGGTGGAAGAGCATGGGGAGTATAAGGTATTGAATACTTCTATCAGCTTCACCAAAGAGACGTTAAAACAGGAAATTGATAATCATCCTGAACGCTTTAGCCCCAATGTGGTTATGCGCCCGGTATACCAGGAGCTGATCTTACCTAATCTGGCTTATATAGGTGGCGGCGCTGAAGTAACTTACTGGCTGCAGCTTAAAGCTAATTTTGATTTTTATACTATTCCATATCCGATACTGATTCTGAGGAATTCTGCATTAGTCATCGATGAAAGAAGTGCAAGAAAAATGCAGATCCTGGATATCAGCCCCATCACTTTGTTTAATAGTGACGAGCAGTTGAAAAATCAGTGGATTAAAGCGCATGTTGGCGATTCGCTTTGTCTTGATGACGAGCAACGCGCCATAAGAGCAGTTTTTGATCAGATCAAACTGAATTCTTATAAAATAGATAAAACACTTTCTATGTCTGCTGAAGCAGCCAAAACAAAAGCACTGAAACTGGTCACTAACCTGGAGAAGAAGCTTCTAAGGGCCGAAAAACGAAAACATACGACTTCTCTGCAGCAAATTGACGCCTTGAAGAATAAGTTATTTCCATCTGGTGTTTTACAGGAGCGTGTGCTGAACATCGCACCAATGTATGTGCTTTACGGGGATGACTTTATTGAAAGTCTTTTAGCTGCATTCAAACCTCTTGATTATAAATTTACAGTTCTATACGCTTAA
- a CDS encoding DUF5683 domain-containing protein — protein sequence MPKNLLLSVLFCCTFFAVSGQEKFTVKGDSLKRAPVKADTGYVNLGRIAGRRAALRSAMIPGWGQYGNGLTVYRGIKIAAIYTGGTLLAMSYIQNNNKYKEYLTELQERARTGSPTQGSPLANISTQGLTTAKEIYRRNREVVLFSFVGLYVVNIVEAYVDARLSYFDVGDNLAIRISPTVIGSQTLYGYNAFNPGLKIAFRF from the coding sequence ATGCCAAAAAACTTACTGTTATCGGTTTTGTTCTGCTGTACTTTTTTTGCAGTTAGCGGACAGGAAAAATTTACTGTTAAAGGCGATAGTCTTAAACGCGCTCCTGTGAAAGCAGATACAGGCTATGTTAATCTGGGGCGTATTGCTGGCAGAAGGGCAGCACTCAGATCTGCAATGATTCCGGGATGGGGGCAGTATGGAAATGGACTTACTGTTTACCGTGGAATTAAGATTGCTGCTATTTATACCGGGGGAACGCTGCTGGCTATGTCTTATATTCAGAATAACAACAAGTATAAAGAATATCTTACTGAGCTTCAGGAAAGAGCCAGGACTGGTAGCCCTACCCAGGGAAGTCCGTTGGCAAATATCAGTACTCAGGGATTAACCACGGCCAAAGAAATTTACAGAAGAAACAGAGAGGTTGTCCTTTTTTCTTTCGTAGGATTATATGTGGTGAATATTGTTGAGGCTTACGTTGATGCAAGACTTTCCTATTTTGATGTGGGAGATAACCTGGCTATCAGAATTTCGCCTACAGTAATTGGCTCACAAACCCTATATGGCTATAATGCTTTTAATCCGGGCTTAAAGATTGCCTTTAGATTCTAG